Part of the Burkholderiales bacterium genome is shown below.
TGGCGCCTTTACCGATATCGTCAGCATTTCAATCAATGGTTTTCCTGCGGCTACGCCGGAAGAGTTTTTAGAGTTTCTTAACGCCGTCGCTGCCAGCGGTCCTGATGCACCAAAACCATCACCCGTTGAGAAGTTTCTGGCCACGCACCCCGCTGCGAAGAAATTTGTCACAACACCCGCGCCGCCCCCGGTGAGCTTTGCAACGCTGGCCTTTTATGGTGTGAATGCCTTCAGCTTCACCAACGCCAGTGGAAAAATCCGTTATGGCCGCTATCGCATTACGCCTTTGGCAGGCGTGCATGCGTTGACCAAGGAGCAGGCGGCAAAAGCTGCGCCTGATTATTTGATGGAAGAATTACCGGCGCGGCTTAAGAAAGGACCGGCAAAATTCCGTATTTCAGTTCAGTTGGCAGAAAAGAATGATGTAATCGATGATGGCACAGCAATATGGCCGGACAATAGGCCGCGGGTAGTACTGGGTATTCTGACCCTGAAAAAAGTCCTGCCGGACAGCCAGCAGGTGGAAAAAACGCTGATGTTCAGTCCATTGAATCTGACCGACGGGATTGGAGCCTCGGCCGACCCGATCCTGCTCGCACGCCCACCCGCTTACGCTATAAGTTTTGCTCGTCGTTCAGGAAATTAAGCAGCCTGAATCTGCGTAAAGAGAAAACATGAGAACAATGGTGTCAGGTCTAGAAATATCAGTTTGGATTTAAAAATGTAAATTGTCGGCAGAAAAACTCTGCATCAAATACGGCGCTTTGATTCCATTGCTGGCTGGCAAAGAGACGCGCAAAATGTTGCCCTATAAATCCGCTTTGGGTGAACTATTTCGCTTTAGGGTGAATCTATGGCATGGTTGGTTCCTGCACTAAAGGCTGTTCTACCACATTTGGGAACTATTATTTCCGCCGCGGCACCGGCGTTCACCAAGAAAAAAATTGAAGCAATGGCGGATCAAGCACTCTTGCTGCAGCAACAGATTGGCGAGCTGCAATCGGCCGCATCCCAGAACTCAGCCCATATCAAAGAACTGGCCGCGCAGCTCGAAAGCACAGTCTCGGCCTTGGAGCAGGCGGCTTCCGTCGCCGAATCAAAACTACGGCGGATATTCCTGCTTTGCATTGCTGCGGCCGCTTTATCCGCCATCTCGTTATGCGTAGCGCTATTTTTAGTATTTGCGCGATGAGCCCTTACCGCGCGTTTGAGAGCGGCGGCACGCCGCTGAGTGAGAGCGTAAGTCATCTGTTCCCGGCATAAAGGAGCGGCATGTTAATAATGAAGTGGATAATTGGGCTCGCCTTCTCGCTGGCAATCGGGCATTACTGCACTAAACTATTTCTCAAGTGGCTGCGCAATAAATACAAAGTAGAAAAGCCCGAAGGCGAGAAAAGTGTGCCTCCTTGGCTTACTGGATTAATCGAACGATTATTTTTCACCATCGCTGTAGCGTTTGCACCGTTGGCCGCGGTAACGGCGATGATGGCTTGGCTTGGCATAAAGACAGCGACTCATTGGGCACGGGGACATGAGATACGAGAGGGCAGCGATTCCAGGTTTCTCGTATTTTCTTCCTTACTTGCGGGGCTGGTCTCAATGCTATTCGCTCTCATTGGTGGACTTATAATCGCGTTATTTGAGATTGGTCCCTAACAACGCGCTCGAGTCGTTTGCTTTATTGAAATACCCGTATGATGCAAAAAAATAAGTTGATCATGCAAATGCGTCCAAAGTTTAGAAGGAGACTGTCATGCCGCGCGTCGTAAGATTCCACCAGACCGGTGGCCCGGAAGTGTTGAAGATCGATCAGGTGGATATGCCGTCGCCGAGACCGGACGAAGTGCGCATTGCGGTGAAGGCGCTGGGCCTAAACCGCGCCGAGTCGATGTTCCGTTCGGGCACCTACCTGGAACAGCCCAAGTTTCCCGCGCGCCTCGGGTACGAGGCAGCAGGTACCGTCGAGGCAATCGGCAAAGGCGTGCAGGGGCTTAAAGTCGGCGACGCGGTCAGCACCATTCCTGCGTTCTCGCAGAACCAGTACGGCGTATACGGCGATACGGCTATCGTGCCGGCCTTTGCAGTCGCTAAACACCCCGCGTCGCTGTCATGGACCGAGGCGGCGGCGATTTGGATGCAATATTCGACCGCGTACGGCGCATTGATCGACATTGCAGGTATGAAAGCAGGCGATACGCTCCTGATCCCGGCGGCCTCCAGCAGCGTGGGCATTGCCGCCATCCAGATTGCGCGAATGGTCGGCGCAACGCCGGTGGCGCTTACGCGCCGAAGCACCAAGCGCAAGCCGTTGCTGGACGCCGGTGCGGCACAGGTTATCGCCACCGAAGAGCAAGATGTCGTTGCCGAAGTCAAGAGGCTCACCGGCGGGAAGGGTGCCGAAATCGTGTT
Proteins encoded:
- a CDS encoding catalase family peroxidase, with protein sequence MKQSSARAIGSTVPRFEDISENNIQGITFSITAEGDNMQISNTKVFAVKIITIALLLSAANVLHADDTSSTSDKPVVEQLVDSLTKLAHGPYKGYRANHAKGIMVSGTFTPAASAASLSKAPHLQKASSPVLVRFSDSTGVPTIPDASADASPHGIAIRFQLADGAFTDIVSISINGFPAATPEEFLEFLNAVAASGPDAPKPSPVEKFLATHPAAKKFVTTPAPPPVSFATLAFYGVNAFSFTNASGKIRYGRYRITPLAGVHALTKEQAAKAAPDYLMEELPARLKKGPAKFRISVQLAEKNDVIDDGTAIWPDNRPRVVLGILTLKKVLPDSQQVEKTLMFSPLNLTDGIGASADPILLARPPAYAISFARRSGN
- a CDS encoding zinc-dependent alcohol dehydrogenase family protein encodes the protein MPRVVRFHQTGGPEVLKIDQVDMPSPRPDEVRIAVKALGLNRAESMFRSGTYLEQPKFPARLGYEAAGTVEAIGKGVQGLKVGDAVSTIPAFSQNQYGVYGDTAIVPAFAVAKHPASLSWTEAAAIWMQYSTAYGALIDIAGMKAGDTLLIPAASSSVGIAAIQIARMVGATPVALTRRSTKRKPLLDAGAAQVIATEEQDVVAEVKRLTGGKGAEIVFDPVGGPAITKLTAGMAERGILFIYGALSTEPTPLPLMNVLGKSLTIRGYVLFEITWDAVRLERAKKFIVGGLATGKLKPVIAKTFPLEQIVEAHRYLESNQQIGKIVVTV